In Flavobacterium lacustre, a genomic segment contains:
- the panB gene encoding 3-methyl-2-oxobutanoate hydroxymethyltransferase: MSAAKKDYKRITTKSLIEMKANGEKISMLTAYDYTMAKIVDTAGIDVILVGDSASNVMAGHETTLPITLDQMIYHASSVVRAIERALVVVDLPFGSYQSDPKEALRSAIRIMKESGGHAVKLEGGKEIKDSIKKILNAGIPVMGHLGLTPQSIYKFGTYTVRAKEEEEAEKLMEDAKMLEKLGCFSLVLEKIPAHLAEKVAKSISIPVIGIGAGGGVDGQVLVIHDMLGMNNEFSPRFLRRYMNLYEGMTKAISQYVTDVKSSDFPNANEQY; encoded by the coding sequence ATGTCAGCCGCAAAAAAAGATTACAAAAGAATTACTACAAAATCATTAATTGAAATGAAAGCCAATGGCGAAAAAATTTCAATGCTTACCGCTTATGATTATACGATGGCAAAAATCGTTGATACCGCTGGAATTGACGTGATATTAGTGGGTGATTCTGCTTCAAATGTAATGGCAGGACATGAAACAACATTGCCAATTACTTTAGACCAAATGATTTATCACGCTTCATCGGTGGTAAGAGCAATAGAAAGAGCATTAGTTGTAGTTGATTTACCTTTTGGAAGCTACCAATCTGATCCTAAAGAAGCCTTGCGTTCTGCTATCCGAATCATGAAAGAAAGTGGTGGACATGCGGTAAAACTCGAAGGTGGTAAAGAAATTAAAGATTCAATCAAAAAAATATTAAACGCAGGAATTCCAGTAATGGGCCATTTGGGTTTAACCCCACAATCTATCTATAAATTTGGAACTTACACCGTTCGAGCCAAAGAAGAAGAGGAAGCAGAAAAACTGATGGAAGATGCCAAAATGCTCGAAAAACTAGGTTGCTTTAGTTTAGTTCTCGAAAAAATCCCTGCTCATTTAGCCGAAAAAGTAGCCAAAAGCATTTCGATTCCTGTAATAGGAATTGGCGCTGGTGGCGGCGTTGACGGACAAGTTTTAGTAATTCATGACATGCTTGGAATGAACAATGAATTTAGCCCTCGTTTTTTAAGACGCTACATGAATTTATATGAAGGAATGACTAAAGCCATAAGCCAATATGTTACTGATGTAAAATCAAGTGATTTCCCAAATGCAAATGAACAGTATTAG
- a CDS encoding RluA family pseudouridine synthase has product MSNKIISNKNNLQILHEDNHLIVINKRVGDIVQGDKTGDKPLSEVVKEYIKDKYNKPGEVFLGVVHRLDRPTTGIIVFARTSKALTRMNELFSNRETQKTYWAVVKNKPEKSEDKLVHYLKRNEKNNTSKAHLKEVPESKLASLDYKIIKELNNYFALEINLHTGRHHQIRAQLSAIGSPIKGDLKYGFDRSNPDGGIHLHARKLTFIHPVSKESLTIIAPIPNDVIWNAI; this is encoded by the coding sequence TTGTCCAATAAAATAATTTCTAACAAAAATAACCTCCAAATTCTTCACGAAGACAATCACCTAATTGTGATTAATAAGCGCGTTGGCGATATCGTACAAGGAGACAAAACGGGAGACAAACCACTATCAGAGGTCGTTAAGGAATATATTAAAGACAAATACAATAAACCCGGAGAAGTTTTCCTTGGAGTTGTACATCGCTTAGACCGACCTACAACAGGAATTATTGTTTTTGCCCGAACAAGCAAAGCACTAACCAGAATGAATGAATTGTTTAGCAATCGGGAAACACAGAAAACGTACTGGGCAGTTGTAAAAAACAAACCCGAAAAATCCGAAGATAAACTCGTTCATTATTTAAAAAGAAACGAAAAAAACAATACTTCAAAAGCACATCTCAAAGAAGTTCCCGAAAGCAAACTAGCCAGTTTAGATTATAAAATAATCAAGGAACTCAACAACTATTTTGCTTTAGAAATCAATCTTCATACCGGTCGTCACCACCAAATTAGAGCACAACTTTCGGCTATTGGTTCTCCTATAAAAGGCGATTTGAAGTATGGTTTTGACCGAAGTAATCCTGATGGCGGAATTCATTTACACGCCAGAAAACTAACTTTTATACATCCCGTTTCTAAAGAATCCTTAACCATCATTGCACCAATACCAAATGATGTGATTTGGAATGCAATTTGA
- a CDS encoding aldehyde dehydrogenase: MNYKTSLSFRKETLVQLLNAIVIHEDEIIEALHDDFKKPAFEAVLTETNYVITELKDTIKNLSKWAKPQKVFPSILNFPSTDFIYKEPYGKVLIIAPWNYPFQLALCPMIAAVAAGNQVVVKPSELTPKTSAVIRKIIEKIFHINHVECIEGGLEVSQKLLAERWDYIFFTGSPSVGKIIAKAAAENLTPVTLELGGKNPCIIDETANLKLAAKRIVWGKFINAGQTCIAPDYILIQKDMKSHFIAYLKTEITKAYGENPALSPDFARIINTKNWLRLANLIEEEKVIFGGQTDIENNYIAPTLIEENDMESLLMQEEIFGPLLPILSYEKEEDIKTVISKFEKPLALYVFSENKRFSEKIITQYSFGGGCINDTVVHFSNKRLPFGGVGHSGIGAYHGRLSFDTFSHKKSIVKKANWLDIPLRYAPYNDKLKSIKKILKWM; encoded by the coding sequence ATGAACTATAAAACAAGTTTGAGTTTTAGAAAAGAAACTTTAGTACAATTATTGAATGCAATAGTTATTCATGAAGATGAAATTATTGAAGCTTTGCATGATGATTTCAAAAAACCTGCCTTTGAAGCTGTTTTAACAGAAACCAATTATGTTATCACAGAACTAAAAGATACCATCAAAAATTTGTCAAAATGGGCAAAACCCCAAAAAGTATTTCCATCGATACTCAACTTTCCATCTACCGATTTTATTTATAAAGAACCTTATGGAAAAGTATTAATTATTGCACCTTGGAATTACCCTTTTCAATTGGCTTTATGTCCAATGATTGCAGCAGTTGCCGCAGGGAATCAAGTAGTAGTAAAACCTTCTGAACTTACACCAAAAACTTCGGCAGTAATCCGTAAAATAATTGAAAAAATTTTTCATATCAATCATGTAGAATGTATTGAAGGCGGACTTGAAGTTTCACAAAAACTGCTTGCTGAACGTTGGGATTATATCTTTTTTACAGGAAGTCCCTCAGTGGGGAAAATAATTGCCAAAGCTGCCGCCGAAAACCTGACTCCGGTCACCCTTGAACTTGGCGGTAAAAACCCATGTATCATTGACGAAACTGCCAATTTAAAACTGGCAGCCAAAAGAATTGTTTGGGGAAAATTCATAAATGCCGGACAAACCTGTATTGCACCTGATTATATCTTAATTCAAAAAGATATGAAAAGTCATTTCATAGCGTATTTGAAAACCGAAATCACTAAAGCCTACGGAGAAAATCCGGCGCTTTCTCCTGATTTTGCAAGAATCATCAATACTAAGAATTGGTTACGGTTAGCCAATTTGATTGAGGAAGAAAAAGTGATTTTTGGAGGACAAACCGATATCGAAAACAACTACATCGCCCCTACTCTCATTGAAGAAAACGATATGGAAAGTTTACTAATGCAAGAAGAGATTTTTGGTCCATTATTACCCATTCTTTCCTATGAAAAAGAAGAAGATATTAAGACTGTTATTTCTAAATTCGAAAAACCTTTAGCACTGTATGTATTTAGTGAAAATAAACGATTTTCTGAAAAAATTATTACGCAATATTCCTTTGGCGGAGGCTGTATCAATGATACTGTAGTACATTTTTCTAATAAAAGATTGCCATTTGGCGGTGTAGGACACAGTGGTATCGGAGCTTATCACGGACGTTTGAGTTTTGACACTTTTTCTCATAAAAAGAGTATTGTAAAAAAAGCAAATTGGCTGGATATACCGCTGCGATATGCCCCGTATAATGATAAATTAAAATCAATTAAAAAAATACTAAAATGGATGTAA
- a CDS encoding nitroreductase family protein codes for MDVTKEKSVSEAIKYRRSVRVFTKEAIEEQKVKECIQLASLAPTSSNMQLWEFYHIVSPEIIQQIAGASFDQNAAKTAQQIVIVVARKDLWKKRVQSNIAYLKNQHGDKPAKEYTKREKFALNYYQKIVPSLYMDFFGILGRIKYFAFQIIGLFKPIYRQARNSDMRIVAHKSAALAAQNFMISMAAINYDTCPMEGFDSLRVKKIVHLPFSSEINMIIGCGIRDVNGVYGERFRVPFEEVYFKI; via the coding sequence ATGGATGTAACCAAAGAAAAATCGGTAAGTGAAGCCATTAAATACCGGCGTTCTGTTCGAGTATTTACCAAAGAAGCTATCGAGGAACAAAAAGTCAAAGAATGCATTCAGTTAGCAAGTCTCGCGCCAACGAGCAGCAACATGCAACTTTGGGAATTTTATCATATCGTTTCTCCTGAAATTATTCAACAAATTGCTGGAGCAAGTTTTGACCAAAATGCAGCAAAAACAGCGCAGCAAATTGTTATTGTGGTTGCCCGAAAAGATTTATGGAAAAAAAGAGTACAATCAAACATTGCCTATTTAAAAAATCAACACGGCGATAAACCGGCTAAGGAATATACCAAAAGAGAAAAGTTTGCATTAAACTATTACCAGAAAATTGTTCCGTCCCTTTACATGGATTTTTTCGGAATTTTAGGAAGAATCAAATACTTTGCTTTTCAAATAATTGGTTTATTTAAACCCATTTACAGACAAGCCCGAAACAGTGATATGCGAATTGTAGCTCATAAAAGTGCAGCTCTGGCGGCTCAGAACTTTATGATTAGCATGGCTGCAATAAATTATGACACATGCCCCATGGAAGGTTTTGATTCCTTGAGAGTGAAAAAAATAGTACATTTACCTTTTTCCAGTGAAATAAATATGATAATCGGATGTGGAATTCGGGATGTAAATGGCGTTTATGGAGAACGCTTTAGAGTTCCATTTGAAGAAGTCTATTTTAAAATATAA